Proteins encoded in a region of the Ziziphus jujuba cultivar Dongzao chromosome 3, ASM3175591v1 genome:
- the LOC107422323 gene encoding protein VACUOLELESS GAMETOPHYTES isoform X2 — MPWLQLLLECEEEIPYGARAFKCTDCSNSLCSFYLHPHCVRKPKETEYPFHPNHPLTTLLQMPPIDESEKLQCIACCRRIDNVFLLHCTESECSNINLDIGCVFRKPAVKYQRHDHPLVYFEKIYLHGARCSVCNLLCDENLFRCYACNFNIHPECLLKPLKIIFDDHVHPLTLTSLLIEKEEQNGYYCDNCDEITDPLADVYWCKHENCWFGAHIDCIPQERITEVVEASSPQILEENLAASLTKLMLRD, encoded by the exons atgcCATGGCTGCAACTGCTTCTTG AATGTGAGGAGGAAATACCATATGGAGCTAGAGCCTTCAAATGCACTGACTGCAGCAACTCATTATGTTCATTCTATCTCCACCCTCATTGTGTACGAAAGCCGAAAGAGACGGAATATCCTTTCCATCCAAATCACCCTCTTACTACCCTTCTACAGATGCCACCGATTGATGAGTCCGAAAAGCTCCAATGCATTGCATGTTGCAGGCGGATCGATAATGTATTCCTCCTCCACTGCACCGAATCCGAGTGTTCCAATATTAATCTTGACATTGGATGTGTTTTTCGAAAGCCCGCCGTCAAATACCAACGCCACGATCATCCCCTTGTGTATTTTGAGAAGATTTATCTCCATGGTGCTCGTTGCTCTGTCTGCAATCTCCTCTGCGATGAAAATCTGTTTCGGTGTTACGCATGCAATTTTAATATTCACCCTGAATGTCTTTTGAAGCCACTTAAGATTATCTTTGATGATCATGTTCATCCTCTGACTCTTACTAGCTTATTGATTGAAAAAGAAGAACAGAATGGATATTATTGTGATAATTGTGATGAGATAACAGACCCTCTTGCAGATGTTTATTGGTGTAAACATGAAAATTGTTGGTTCGGTGCCCATATTGACTGCATTCCTCAG GAAAGAATTACAGAAGTGGTTGAGGCTTCCTCACCTCAAATTTTAGAAGAAAACTTGGCCGCATCATTGACCAAGTTAATGCTTAGAGATTGA
- the LOC107422323 gene encoding uncharacterized protein LOC107422323 isoform X1: MNIDEIVHPGHNHPLSLCSNVGFTSIRDKENAKCHGCNCFLVSKRNPFHTYLYECKIQGCKYFLDLHCANLKDLSHIIHPLHPQHPITPHFDFPNDREKLREFACSFCQEIKTSGFFYHCDECDFYLDIVCSLYFERNPVLLRKYEFEFLDDYEKHFLSPHVIPQTSSLIECVECEEEIPYGARAFKCTDCSNSLCSFYLHPHCVRKPKETEYPFHPNHPLTTLLQMPPIDESEKLQCIACCRRIDNVFLLHCTESECSNINLDIGCVFRKPAVKYQRHDHPLVYFEKIYLHGARCSVCNLLCDENLFRCYACNFNIHPECLLKPLKIIFDDHVHPLTLTSLLIEKEEQNGYYCDNCDEITDPLADVYWCKHENCWFGAHIDCIPQERITEVVEASSPQILEENLAASLTKLMLRD, encoded by the exons ATGAACATCGATGAGATAGTACATCCGGGCCACAATCATCCCTTAAGCTTGTGTTCAAACGTAGGATTCACATCAATTAGGGacaaagaaaatgcaaaatgcCATGGCTGCAACTGCTTCTTGGTAAGCAAGAGAAACCCTTTCCATACCTACTTATATGAATGCAAAATACAAGGATGTAAGTATTTCCTAGACTTGCACTGTGCCAATTTGAAAGATCTATCTCACATAATCCACCCTCTACACCCACAACACCCCATCACTCCCCACTTTGACTTTCCAAATGACCGTGAAAAGCTTAGAGAATTTGCATGCAGCTTCTGTCAAGAAATCAAAACATCAGGCTTCTTCTATCATTGTGATGAGTGTGATTTCTACCTAGATATTGTTTGCTCGCTCTATTTTGAACGAAACCCTGTTTTACTAAGAAAATATGAGTTCGAATTCCTTGATGATTATGAAAAGCATTTCTTGTCTCCTCATGTAATACCCCAAACTAGTTCTTTGATTGAATGTGTAGAATGTGAGGAGGAAATACCATATGGAGCTAGAGCCTTCAAATGCACTGACTGCAGCAACTCATTATGTTCATTCTATCTCCACCCTCATTGTGTACGAAAGCCGAAAGAGACGGAATATCCTTTCCATCCAAATCACCCTCTTACTACCCTTCTACAGATGCCACCGATTGATGAGTCCGAAAAGCTCCAATGCATTGCATGTTGCAGGCGGATCGATAATGTATTCCTCCTCCACTGCACCGAATCCGAGTGTTCCAATATTAATCTTGACATTGGATGTGTTTTTCGAAAGCCCGCCGTCAAATACCAACGCCACGATCATCCCCTTGTGTATTTTGAGAAGATTTATCTCCATGGTGCTCGTTGCTCTGTCTGCAATCTCCTCTGCGATGAAAATCTGTTTCGGTGTTACGCATGCAATTTTAATATTCACCCTGAATGTCTTTTGAAGCCACTTAAGATTATCTTTGATGATCATGTTCATCCTCTGACTCTTACTAGCTTATTGATTGAAAAAGAAGAACAGAATGGATATTATTGTGATAATTGTGATGAGATAACAGACCCTCTTGCAGATGTTTATTGGTGTAAACATGAAAATTGTTGGTTCGGTGCCCATATTGACTGCATTCCTCAG GAAAGAATTACAGAAGTGGTTGAGGCTTCCTCACCTCAAATTTTAGAAGAAAACTTGGCCGCATCATTGACCAAGTTAATGCTTAGAGATTGA